GAAAATCCCGGCGAACTCGACGGCAATGTAGCCACCACCGACCACCAGAACGCGCTTCGGCAGCTCTTTGAGGAAGAACGCCTGATTGGAGCTGATCGCGTGCTCGTGGCCCGGAATCTCCGGAATCTGCGGCCAGCCGCCCGTGGCGATGAGGATGTTCTTGGCGGTGAATTGCTCGCCGTTGATCTCGACGGTGTGCGGGTCGACAATCTTGGCGTGGCCCTCATGCAAGGTCACGCCGCTGTTGACCAGCAAGTTGCGATAAATGCCGTTGAGGCGATTGATCTCGCGATCCTTGTTGGCAATCAGCGTCGCCCAATCGAACTTGGCCTCACCCAGCGTCCAGCCGAAACCGGAGGATTGCTCGAAGTCTTCGGCGAAGTGCGCGCCGTAGACCAGCAGCTTCTTCGGCACGCAGCCAACGTTCACGCAAGTACCGCCCAAGTAACGGCTCTCCGCCACGGCGACTTTCGCGCCAAAACCCGCCGCAAATCGCGCAGCCCGCACACCGCCGGAACCGGCGCCAATTACATAAAGGTCAAAATCAAAGGCCATTTCTATCTCCTCGGCAGGCCATCAGCATACCTGCAGACAATCATTGGGCAAACGCTGCGAACAATATGCGGGCGGAAAACGAAAAAACCACCCGAAGGTGGTTTTCTCAATACAAGTGGTGCGGCGCTATCAGTAAGCCTTGCCAGTCTTGTAGAAGTTCTCGAAGCAGAAGTTGGTTGCTTCGATGTAGCCTTCAGCGCCACCGCAGTCGAAACGCTTGCCTTTGAATTTGTAGGCAATCACGCAACCGTTTTGCGCCTGTTTCATCAGGGCGTCGGTGATCTGGATTTCGCCACCCTTGCCTGGATCGGTTTGCTGGATCAGGTCAAAGATGTCCGGCGTGAGGATGTAACGACCGATGATCGCCAGGTTCGACGGTGCATCTTCCGGCGCTGGTTTTTCAACCATGTTGCGCACGCGGTACAGGTCGTCGCCGATCAAGTCACCGGCGATAACGCCGTACTTGTTGGTTTCCATCGGATCAACTTCCTGGATCGCGATGATCGAGCAGCGGTACTGTTTGTACAGCTTGACCATTTGCGTCAGGACGCCGTCGCCGCCGAGGTTGACGCACAAGTCATCCGCCAGCACCACGGCGAAAGGTTCGTCGCCGATCAGCGGACGGCCCGTCAGGATTGCGTGGCCGAGGCCTTTCATTTCGGTCTGGCGAGTGTAGGAGAAAGAGCACTCGTCGAGCAGCTTACGGATGCCGACCAGGTATTTTTCCTTGTCAGTGCCCTTGATCTGGTTTTCCAACTCGTAGCTGATGTCGAAGTGGTCTTCGAGTGCGCGTTTGCCGCGGCCAGTCACGATGGAGATTTCGGTCAACCCAGCGTCCAGTGCTTCTTCGACGCCGTACTGGATCAGTGGCTTGTTTACCACCGGCAGCATTTCTTTGGGCATGGCTTTAGTCGCTGGCAGGAAGCGAGTACCGTAACCGGCTGCTGGGAACAAGCATTTCTTGATCATATAAGTCCTTGAAAAGGCTGTGTGTTCGGGTTTCGGCGCAGTCTAATCAGGCTGCAGGCACCTTACAATGCCCCGCACTGGCTAACCGATGCCATCATAGAGAAATATTCTCGCGGATAGTTCCCATAAGCTTTTATTGATAGCACAGGGCGCGGCTATAGATAGCACAAGCGTGGCTTGCGCGCAGACCGGCAATCGCACCACCATACGCCGATCCGCACCGGTCAAGGGCATTTGGCGCTATCATGGCGCGATTGAACACAGTCAACGAGGCAGATAGATGTCGGTAGCAAAAAGTGTCAACGGGTACCTGATCAATCAGGCGAAAGACGGCCAATGGTGGGTAGACAGCGTTGCTGGCGAGAATATCGCCGGACCTTTCCCTACCGAGGCGCTGGCGATCGAGGTGGCATCGGTGTTGCAGGATCAACCTGCAGGCCCGAAACGTCGCGGCAAGGACAAGTCCTGATACGCAGCTGATTCGAGCAGCCCTGCCATCGAGCAGGGCTTTTTTATGGATGTCTGCAACAAAGTGGCCATTCGCTATAACCTTTTCATTCGGCTGCTGTCACAGGCTTAGCCCCATCATCTGACGACGAAAAAAACGACAT
The window above is part of the Pseudomonas prosekii genome. Proteins encoded here:
- the galU gene encoding UTP--glucose-1-phosphate uridylyltransferase GalU, producing MIKKCLFPAAGYGTRFLPATKAMPKEMLPVVNKPLIQYGVEEALDAGLTEISIVTGRGKRALEDHFDISYELENQIKGTDKEKYLVGIRKLLDECSFSYTRQTEMKGLGHAILTGRPLIGDEPFAVVLADDLCVNLGGDGVLTQMVKLYKQYRCSIIAIQEVDPMETNKYGVIAGDLIGDDLYRVRNMVEKPAPEDAPSNLAIIGRYILTPDIFDLIQQTDPGKGGEIQITDALMKQAQNGCVIAYKFKGKRFDCGGAEGYIEATNFCFENFYKTGKAY